In Artemia franciscana chromosome 4, ASM3288406v1, whole genome shotgun sequence, a single window of DNA contains:
- the LOC136025981 gene encoding alpha-ketoglutarate-dependent dioxygenase alkB homolog 4-like isoform X1, with protein MAGTTRICGCKGYRFCVECENAFAKEFVNLSTSLPPVDRVYEYCIKCKKAWPVETTLDVSLCPSHSGTPVEIEGIHIQESFLTDEESRKLLKGCDSIEWSQSQSGRRKQNFGPKTNFKEKKLKIGNFKGFPTVFKWVHKKIKEVKILEDYKVIENCSLEYRPETGAYIDKHIDDCWVWGERIVTINILGDSYLTLTKYEGSHDKYNLKYVDFKSKHSVANNVAIRLPMPVNSLMVLYGEARYIWEHAVTRSDINNRRVCIALREFTSWFLDGSNEVANEVLRKAKEYYPIEQRFEA; from the exons ATGGCAGGAACTACTAGGATATGTGGATGTAAAGGCTACAGATTTTGTGTGGAGTGTGAAAATGCCTTTGCAAAAGAATTTGTAAATCTTTCCACGTCCCTACCTCCTGTG GATAGAGTGTATGAGTACTGCATCAAGTGCAAAAAAGCATGGCCTGTTGAGACTACACTAGATGTTTCCCTATGCCCTTCTCATTCAGGAACCCCAGTTGAGATTGAAGGAATCCATATACAG GAATCATTTCTAACAGATGAAGAGTCTAGAAAGCTTTTAAAAGGTTGTGACTCTATTGAATGGAGCCAGTCGCAGAGTGGTCGCCGAAAACAG aattttggCCCGAAAACTAACtttaaggaaaagaaattgaaGATTGGCAATTTCAAGGGATTCCCGACTGTATTCAAATGGGTTCACAAGAAGattaaagaagtaaaaattcttgaagattataaagttattgaaaattgtTCCCTTGAATATCGACCTGAAACTGGGGCATATATTGACAAACACATAGACGATTGCTGGGTCTGGGGTGAAAGAATAGTAACTATCAACATACTGGGGGATTCCTATTTAACACTCACAAAATATGAAGGCAGTCACgataaatataatttgaaatatGTCGATTTCAAGAGTAAACACAGTGTTGCTAATAATGTTGCGATTAGACTTCCAATGCCTGTGAATTCCCTGATGGTTTTGTATGGTGAAGCTAGGTATATATGGGAACATGCAGTGACTCGAAGTGATATAAACAATCGTCGCGTCTGTATTGCTTTAAGGGAATTTACATCTTGGTTTTTGGATGGATCAAATGAAGTAGCGAATGAAGTTTTAAGGAAAGCGAAAGAGTACTATCCTATTGAGCAACGGTTTGAAGCATAA
- the LOC136025695 gene encoding uncharacterized protein LOC136025695, with protein sequence MLRDELSIDNQWEKIVESLKEVAQEVVGYSRKKKEQWISESTWDIIDQRAEAKILVDRHEHNRTCTREYLDDLKAQYKHLNKQVKTRTRNDKRVFLETMADQAEVAARRGDSRTVYAITKELVGISKASSTQVENKEGILLTQTDDINRRWMEHFTEVLNQVPPTTFLNIPEETLFDLGIYSGPLLLSEVKDALMTLKNGKAAGNDGIPPELLKCGRNALAVPMFELLSRIWEDEKVPSEWSKAVIIKLFKKGQKTKCDNWRGIALQSVGSKVLCQIILNRIQSKVEKVLRDEQHGFRQNRSCCDLIFSLRILLEESNEWQVQLLVVFIDFLKAFDLIHRETCGKS encoded by the coding sequence atgCTAAGGGACGAGTTGTCAATTGATAATCAATGGGAAAAAATCGTCGAGTCCCTGAAAGAAGTGGCACAAGAAGTTGTGGGATATAGCAGGAAGAAGAAAGAGCAGTGGATATCTGAAAGTACCTGGGATATCATTGATCAAAGGGCAGAAGCCAAAATTCTCGTAGATAGACATGAGCATAATAGGACATGCACTAGAGAATATcttgatgatttaaaagcgCAGTATAAGCATCTcaataaacaagtcaaaacaCGGACAAGGAATGATAAGAGGGTGTTCCTCGAAACTATGGCTGATCAGGCTGAAGTAGCCGCCAGGCGAGGAGATAGTCGTACTGTGTACGCTATAACGAAGGAGCTTGTGGGTATTTCGAAGGCTTCTTCAACTcaagttgaaaacaaagaaggcaTCTTATTAACCCAGACGGATGACATAAACCGACGTTGGATGGAACATTTCACCGAGGTATTAAATCAGGTGCCTCCCACGACCTTTTTAAATATCCCTGAAGAAACACTGTTTGATCTTGGAATATATTCCGGACCTCTCTTGCTGAGTGAAGTAAAAGATGCTCTAATGACTTTGAAAAACGGAAAGGCAGCCGGTAACGATGGCATACCCCCAGAACTGTTGAAATGTGGTAGAAACGCCCTAGCAGTgcccatgtttgaacttttgtcaCGTATTTGGGAAGATGAAAAAGTCCCGAGTGAATGGTCAAAGGCAGTAATtataaaactcttcaaaaaaggacaaaagactaAATGTGACAATTGGAGAGGCATCGCTTTACAATCAGTAGGCAGCAAGGTTTTGTGCCAAATTATTCTCAATAGAATTCAAAGTAAAGTGGAGAAAGTTCTGAGAGATGAACAACATGGATTCCGCCAAAACAGATCGTGTTGTGACCTAATATTTAGCCTGAGAATCCTGCTCGAAGAATCTAACGAATGGCAGGTTCAATTACTCGTAGTATTTATTGACTTTCTCAAGGCCTTCGACTTGATACACCGCGAGACATGTGGAAAATCTTAA
- the LOC136025981 gene encoding alpha-ketoglutarate-dependent dioxygenase alkB homolog 4-like isoform X2 has translation MLHHRTTVCRCDRVYEYCIKCKKAWPVETTLDVSLCPSHSGTPVEIEGIHIQESFLTDEESRKLLKGCDSIEWSQSQSGRRKQNFGPKTNFKEKKLKIGNFKGFPTVFKWVHKKIKEVKILEDYKVIENCSLEYRPETGAYIDKHIDDCWVWGERIVTINILGDSYLTLTKYEGSHDKYNLKYVDFKSKHSVANNVAIRLPMPVNSLMVLYGEARYIWEHAVTRSDINNRRVCIALREFTSWFLDGSNEVANEVLRKAKEYYPIEQRFEA, from the exons ATGCTACATCATAGGACCACCGTTTGTAGATGT GATAGAGTGTATGAGTACTGCATCAAGTGCAAAAAAGCATGGCCTGTTGAGACTACACTAGATGTTTCCCTATGCCCTTCTCATTCAGGAACCCCAGTTGAGATTGAAGGAATCCATATACAG GAATCATTTCTAACAGATGAAGAGTCTAGAAAGCTTTTAAAAGGTTGTGACTCTATTGAATGGAGCCAGTCGCAGAGTGGTCGCCGAAAACAG aattttggCCCGAAAACTAACtttaaggaaaagaaattgaaGATTGGCAATTTCAAGGGATTCCCGACTGTATTCAAATGGGTTCACAAGAAGattaaagaagtaaaaattcttgaagattataaagttattgaaaattgtTCCCTTGAATATCGACCTGAAACTGGGGCATATATTGACAAACACATAGACGATTGCTGGGTCTGGGGTGAAAGAATAGTAACTATCAACATACTGGGGGATTCCTATTTAACACTCACAAAATATGAAGGCAGTCACgataaatataatttgaaatatGTCGATTTCAAGAGTAAACACAGTGTTGCTAATAATGTTGCGATTAGACTTCCAATGCCTGTGAATTCCCTGATGGTTTTGTATGGTGAAGCTAGGTATATATGGGAACATGCAGTGACTCGAAGTGATATAAACAATCGTCGCGTCTGTATTGCTTTAAGGGAATTTACATCTTGGTTTTTGGATGGATCAAATGAAGTAGCGAATGAAGTTTTAAGGAAAGCGAAAGAGTACTATCCTATTGAGCAACGGTTTGAAGCATAA